One genomic segment of Rivularia sp. PCC 7116 includes these proteins:
- a CDS encoding NFACT family protein, protein MQTFDYTTLSAVCSDIRANWLPSRLEQVYQRDRYTIAIALRTIKGRGWLEVSWHPQAARIHIGSPPPRIPDTFTFSQQLVHQLGGLALVTIETVASWERVINLQFARRPGEAALYHLYVEIMGKYSNVILTDAKNTIITAGRQVNEQKSSVRPILTGEVYEQPPKLTSAIPSLDEPQQDWYERISLIPGAIKRQLPKNYRGVSPMLVQSMLLAANLSTESTTDQLTFKEWNLLFKQWQEWLKALQEDKFKPGWTEAGYTVLGWGAVKKVEDIQELLNRYYTDKLNQQVFSQLKHQLTQKLSNILGKLRSKAETFEKRLQQSEQSDEYRTQADLLMAYLQEWQPGMEEMILADFETNEPVKIKLQPDKNAVQNAQKLYKQHQKLKRARTAVEPLLAEVNAEIAYLEQVESAISQIDNYLEAEDLQALEEIREELIAQKYLEDSEYRRRSSNEATTNFHRHQTPNGFEVIIGRNNRQNDQLTFKVAGDYDLWFHAQEIPGSHVLLRLEPGAVAEENDLQFTANLAAYYSRARQSEQVPVIYTEPKHIYKPKGAKPGIAIYKQETILWGKPQSVKSEELAVHN, encoded by the coding sequence GTGCAAACATTTGACTATACTACTTTAAGCGCAGTTTGCAGCGATATTCGTGCTAACTGGTTACCATCGCGTTTAGAACAAGTTTATCAGCGCGATCGCTATACTATTGCAATTGCGCTTCGTACTATTAAAGGAAGGGGTTGGCTTGAAGTTTCTTGGCATCCCCAAGCCGCTCGGATTCATATCGGCTCTCCACCACCGCGCATCCCAGATACATTTACATTCTCTCAACAATTAGTTCACCAGTTAGGAGGTTTAGCTCTGGTGACAATTGAGACAGTTGCCTCTTGGGAACGTGTCATCAATTTGCAATTTGCTCGTCGTCCGGGAGAAGCAGCTTTGTACCACCTATATGTAGAAATTATGGGCAAGTATAGCAACGTGATTCTTACGGATGCGAAAAATACAATTATTACCGCAGGTCGCCAGGTCAACGAGCAAAAATCAAGCGTTCGTCCTATTTTAACTGGAGAAGTTTACGAGCAACCACCGAAGCTTACTAGCGCGATTCCGAGTTTGGATGAACCACAACAAGATTGGTACGAAAGGATAAGTTTGATACCTGGAGCAATCAAGCGTCAACTACCTAAAAATTATCGTGGTGTGTCTCCAATGTTAGTACAGTCAATGCTTTTAGCAGCAAATCTGAGTACGGAAAGCACCACCGATCAACTTACATTTAAAGAATGGAATTTGTTATTTAAGCAATGGCAAGAATGGCTAAAAGCTTTACAAGAAGACAAATTTAAACCGGGTTGGACTGAAGCTGGCTATACCGTACTTGGTTGGGGTGCAGTCAAAAAAGTAGAAGATATTCAAGAATTACTCAATCGCTACTATACAGATAAACTCAATCAACAAGTTTTTTCTCAGCTAAAGCACCAGCTTACTCAAAAATTGAGTAATATTTTAGGAAAATTGCGCTCCAAAGCTGAAACTTTTGAAAAACGCTTGCAGCAGTCAGAACAATCAGATGAATATCGCACGCAAGCCGATTTATTGATGGCTTATCTACAAGAATGGCAACCAGGTATGGAGGAAATGATTTTGGCTGACTTCGAGACGAACGAACCAGTCAAAATTAAATTACAACCTGATAAAAACGCGGTACAAAATGCTCAAAAACTTTATAAACAGCATCAAAAGCTTAAACGCGCTCGTACTGCCGTAGAGCCTTTACTTGCAGAAGTGAACGCGGAAATTGCATATTTAGAACAAGTAGAATCAGCTATTTCTCAAATTGACAACTACCTTGAAGCTGAAGATTTACAAGCTTTAGAAGAAATCCGCGAGGAATTGATTGCACAAAAATATTTGGAAGATTCGGAATACCGCAGACGTAGTTCTAACGAAGCAACTACAAACTTTCATCGTCACCAAACACCAAACGGTTTTGAAGTAATAATCGGACGCAATAACCGTCAAAACGATCAATTGACTTTCAAAGTTGCTGGAGATTATGACTTATGGTTTCATGCTCAAGAAATTCCCGGTAGTCACGTACTATTGAGATTAGAACCGGGTGCAGTCGCTGAAGAAAATGATTTACAGTTTACTGCAAATCTTGCTGCATACTACAGTCGCGCTCGGCAAAGCGAACAAGTTCCAGTCATTTACACAGAACCCAAGCACATTTATAAACCAAAAGGAGCCAAACCAGGAATTGCTATTTATAAGCAGGAAACTATACTTTGGGGAAAACCACAATCTGTTAAAAGTGAAGAGTTGGCAGTTCATAATTAG